Proteins co-encoded in one Metabacillus sp. KUDC1714 genomic window:
- a CDS encoding CotY/CotZ family spore coat protein, whose product MIEDTNDMNAHTISCIWTALETIKNSQDKAAYLRSTCKLIEAPAFKTIPFILQTQKGEPFFTWAKAGKPECFVTIFFKVIKLDRESGCVTLRLLRPNKCIWDDELNGVRFRRICEVDFVTESDEGVTIDPTNFSAIKCFDPAFVKEEEGLD is encoded by the coding sequence ATGATTGAAGACACGAACGATATGAATGCACATACGATTTCCTGTATTTGGACCGCACTCGAAACAATCAAAAATTCCCAGGACAAAGCCGCGTATCTTCGGTCCACCTGCAAACTAATTGAGGCACCGGCATTTAAAACGATTCCATTTATCCTGCAAACCCAAAAGGGAGAGCCATTTTTCACATGGGCTAAAGCTGGAAAACCAGAATGCTTTGTAACTATTTTCTTTAAAGTTATCAAATTGGATCGTGAATCAGGGTGTGTAACATTACGTTTATTACGTCCAAATAAATGTATATGGGATGACGAACTTAATGGGGTTAGATTCAGAAGAATCTGTGAGGTAGACTTTGTAACTGAATCGGATGAAGGTGTTACTATTGACCCTACTAACTTTAGTGCCATAAAATGCTTTGATCCCGCTTTTGTTAAGGAAGAAGAAGGTCTAGATTAA
- a CDS encoding DUF350 domain-containing protein produces MSFTELFLSTVSYIGLAVVLLFIGIILFEVTTKNKEFELIKNGNKAAVYAFGGRILGLAIVLYSSISNSVNILDMVVWGSIAIVIQIIVFYLAELLTPKFNITKAIDDDNQAVGLFLLFLSVSIGLIIAASLTY; encoded by the coding sequence ATGTCATTTACAGAATTGTTTTTGTCGACAGTTTCTTATATTGGATTAGCTGTTGTATTACTATTTATTGGAATTATCCTATTTGAAGTAACAACAAAAAATAAAGAATTTGAATTAATTAAAAATGGAAACAAAGCGGCTGTCTATGCATTTGGTGGTCGTATTTTAGGGTTAGCAATTGTCCTCTATTCATCAATATCAAACTCTGTCAATATACTGGATATGGTGGTGTGGGGAAGCATAGCGATTGTCATTCAGATCATTGTTTTTTATTTGGCAGAGCTTTTAACACCTAAATTTAATATTACCAAAGCAATTGATGACGATAATCAAGCTGTAGGATTATTTCTATTATTTTTATCTGTATCAATCGGACTAATTATTGCAGCATCACTTACGTATTAA
- a CDS encoding glutathionylspermidine synthase family protein, whose amino-acid sequence MLHSFNLEYHRQKRNQAYSKMNSFWHNLYDSEYALYDIALMTKEEVNEVCNVTNRVGQIFFKLGNLLRNSSNETLLQLDIPRSMLPFIRHRSLPVETVIARVDLVQTTNGLKLLELNSDTPTFEKEVFYVNGAMCEEFNVENPNKGLVDILGKEIRKALAEVLHHSELTDEPHIVFTSHDEHEEDKLTTLFLMEAANVSAKYVPLHKLTIKEQVGLYDDEGKKIDLLYRQTYPLEHLIEDVEEETNEKIGLQLLELVASNKLQMINPISAFLLQSKAVQAVIWGMMECDHPFFSDEEKHWISTYFLPTYLEEDVFLTSGIKYVKKPSFGREGDTVSIFHGTKKILEDKNKSYEKSLPVYQKFIELPTKEIKTIDGLKKGKLLIGSFLINGKACGIGLRAGQQITDNNAYFLPVGVKR is encoded by the coding sequence ATGTTACACTCATTTAATCTAGAGTATCATAGACAAAAGCGGAATCAAGCTTACAGCAAGATGAACTCCTTTTGGCATAATCTTTATGATAGTGAATATGCGTTATATGATATCGCTCTTATGACAAAAGAAGAGGTTAATGAAGTATGTAACGTGACAAACAGAGTCGGTCAAATTTTCTTTAAGCTAGGAAACTTACTGAGAAACTCATCTAACGAAACATTATTACAATTAGATATTCCAAGAAGCATGCTCCCATTTATCAGACATCGGTCTTTACCGGTTGAAACGGTTATTGCTCGTGTGGACTTAGTTCAAACGACTAATGGATTGAAGCTACTTGAGCTTAATAGTGATACTCCGACTTTTGAGAAGGAAGTTTTTTATGTAAATGGTGCCATGTGTGAAGAGTTTAATGTTGAGAATCCGAATAAGGGATTAGTTGATATACTAGGAAAAGAAATACGAAAAGCGTTAGCAGAAGTGCTACATCATTCTGAACTTACAGATGAACCACATATCGTTTTCACATCACATGATGAACATGAAGAAGACAAATTAACAACATTGTTTTTAATGGAAGCAGCAAATGTTTCGGCGAAATATGTTCCATTGCATAAGCTCACAATTAAAGAGCAAGTAGGATTGTATGATGATGAAGGCAAAAAGATTGATCTTCTCTATCGGCAAACATATCCGTTAGAGCATTTAATTGAAGACGTCGAAGAAGAAACAAATGAAAAAATAGGTTTACAACTACTCGAGCTAGTTGCTTCAAACAAGCTGCAAATGATCAATCCCATTTCAGCGTTTCTTTTGCAATCGAAGGCTGTTCAAGCAGTTATTTGGGGGATGATGGAGTGTGATCATCCGTTCTTCTCAGATGAAGAAAAGCATTGGATTTCAACCTATTTTTTGCCTACATATCTCGAGGAAGATGTATTCCTAACAAGCGGTATAAAATATGTAAAAAAACCAAGCTTTGGTCGGGAAGGAGATACGGTATCAATTTTTCATGGGACAAAGAAGATTCTTGAAGACAAGAATAAAAGCTATGAAAAGTCATTGCCGGTTTATCAAAAGTTTATTGAACTCCCGACAAAAGAAATTAAAACGATCGATGGGCTAAAAAAAGGGAAGCTATTAATCGGAAGCTTTTTAATAAATGGAAAAGCTTGTGGAATCGGTTTAAGAGCTGGACAGCAAATAACGGATAACAATGCCTATTTTTTACCAGTAGGAGTAAAACGTTAA
- a CDS encoding 5-oxoprolinase subunit C family protein, whose translation MTIKVLEQGLSTTVQDLGRIGFQQYGVVVGGVMDEVAAKIANLLIGNNEDDAVVEMTLIGPTLLFQQDTLISLCGADLSASIGSKPVPLWKPIFVKAGSVLRFGRPLQGCRTYLAVAGGIDVPLVMESRSTYVRGGLGGYHGRTLQKGDVLNYKPSDLAKFLCTRIWSGPFKQVNWTVSSLIKPVYKKDPEIRFIKGPQFDLFIERSKREFLSEKYKVTPNSDRMGYRLSAKALKLTKDVELLSEAVTMGTIQVPNDGQPIILMADRQTIGGYPKIGYVASIDFSVLSQVMPGENLTFKEISIQDAQRLLLEREHMISKVKIGISLAFRRMKHGSY comes from the coding sequence ATGACGATAAAGGTGCTAGAACAAGGTTTATCGACAACAGTGCAGGATTTAGGGAGAATTGGATTTCAGCAATATGGAGTTGTTGTTGGTGGTGTGATGGATGAGGTCGCAGCAAAAATTGCTAATCTTCTCATTGGCAATAACGAAGATGATGCAGTGGTAGAAATGACGTTAATAGGACCAACATTGTTATTTCAACAGGATACATTAATATCGCTTTGTGGAGCTGATTTGTCTGCGAGCATTGGCAGCAAACCTGTACCATTATGGAAACCAATTTTTGTGAAAGCAGGAAGTGTCCTTCGCTTCGGCCGTCCACTACAAGGCTGTAGAACTTACTTAGCTGTTGCAGGGGGAATTGATGTTCCATTGGTAATGGAAAGCCGAAGTACATATGTAAGGGGTGGTTTAGGTGGTTATCATGGCCGTACTTTGCAAAAGGGAGATGTACTCAACTACAAGCCGAGTGATTTAGCAAAATTCCTTTGTACGAGAATTTGGTCAGGACCATTTAAACAAGTCAATTGGACTGTAAGTTCGCTAATAAAACCAGTTTATAAGAAAGACCCAGAAATACGATTTATAAAAGGACCTCAATTCGATCTATTTATAGAAAGATCTAAAAGAGAATTTCTTTCAGAAAAATATAAGGTTACACCTAATTCAGATCGCATGGGATATCGCCTATCTGCAAAAGCACTTAAGTTAACCAAAGATGTTGAACTTTTATCAGAAGCTGTAACGATGGGAACGATTCAAGTGCCAAATGATGGTCAACCGATTATTTTAATGGCAGATCGACAAACAATCGGTGGTTATCCGAAAATAGGTTATGTAGCAAGTATTGATTTTTCAGTATTATCACAAGTGATGCCAGGTGAAAATCTGACTTTTAAGGAAATAAGCATACAAGATGCTCAAAGACTGCTATTAGAGAGAGAGCATATGATTTCAAAAGTGAAAATTGGTATTTCATTAGCTTTTAGGAGGATGAAGCATGGTTCGTATTGA
- a CDS encoding AEC family transporter translates to MEFFTVLIPIFFIFGIGFVGQKMIGFDTKPLSVMAIYLMLPFLAFQTFYKTDLTIDYAMMTFYTVGLALCLIIIIYIIAFIRRYSVKKTCGMILASAFMNNGNYGTPLIFFAFGEAGLHYAVILMVIQQLLMCTVGIYYAAKGSPDGGGIKMALKEVVKVPIVYGALLGVIFHLFHIPVGGSFMDAIEMVGDAAVPTIMIILGMQLAKISVKKLDFAPLSLSLGLRLFISPVIAFVFTLFLPIDDLLKQIMIVLSAMPTAANTTMYALQYDTEPQFVSTATLFSTVLSLVTLPIVLYVSSLIYG, encoded by the coding sequence ATGGAATTTTTCACGGTATTAATTCCGATTTTTTTTATTTTTGGTATTGGGTTTGTTGGTCAGAAAATGATTGGATTTGATACGAAGCCATTATCTGTTATGGCCATATATTTAATGCTTCCTTTTTTAGCTTTTCAAACATTTTATAAAACAGATTTGACGATTGATTATGCAATGATGACTTTTTACACGGTCGGGCTTGCGCTTTGCCTTATTATCATTATTTATATTATTGCATTTATTAGAAGATATTCTGTAAAGAAAACATGTGGAATGATCCTAGCATCTGCATTTATGAATAATGGAAATTATGGAACACCCCTTATTTTCTTTGCTTTCGGTGAGGCAGGGCTTCATTACGCCGTTATTTTAATGGTTATTCAGCAGCTTCTTATGTGTACAGTTGGTATTTATTATGCTGCAAAGGGCTCTCCAGATGGTGGCGGTATAAAAATGGCTTTGAAAGAGGTTGTGAAAGTACCTATTGTTTACGGTGCACTGCTTGGGGTCATTTTTCATCTCTTTCACATACCGGTCGGAGGTTCATTTATGGATGCCATTGAGATGGTGGGGGATGCAGCAGTTCCAACAATTATGATTATTTTAGGAATGCAGCTTGCTAAAATATCTGTAAAAAAATTAGATTTTGCTCCACTGTCATTATCTTTAGGTTTAAGACTGTTTATATCACCTGTTATTGCATTCGTATTTACGTTATTCCTGCCAATTGATGATTTATTAAAACAAATTATGATCGTACTTTCAGCGATGCCAACAGCTGCAAATACAACTATGTATGCACTCCAATATGATACAGAACCACAATTTGTATCAACAGCTACATTATTTAGTACGGTATTAAGCTTGGTGACATTACCAATTGTTTTATATGTATCTAGTTTAATATATGGATGA
- the proB gene encoding glutamate 5-kinase, giving the protein MEKKRIVVKIGSSSLTNTKGQIDQEKFSDHVHAVVALREAGHEVLLVSSGAVAAGFSRLGYPTRPITLKGKQAAAAVGQSLLVQSYIEQFGQFDIIPAQILLTRNDFSKQDRYKNAYATITELLERGILPIINENDTVSVEELTFGDNDMLSALVSGLIHADQLIILTDINGLYDSNPRTNPLAKKIDYLPEVTEDMLAAAEGAGTKVGTGGMKSKLMAAKTAISLGVQVFIGLGKGNNKLIDIIEGAGNGTYIGKNGLTTINNSRQWIAFHSEVSGKIYVDKGAEDALLYNGKSLLPAGVYDIKGSFQKCDVVEVVGPNGLLGKGEVLFSSDELKKFMGKRSEELSKDEVLSSIVVIHRNKWVKA; this is encoded by the coding sequence ATGGAAAAAAAGCGGATTGTCGTCAAGATCGGTAGTAGCTCGTTAACAAATACTAAGGGTCAAATCGATCAAGAGAAATTTTCAGACCATGTTCATGCAGTGGTAGCACTACGTGAAGCGGGTCATGAAGTACTGCTTGTGTCATCAGGTGCTGTCGCTGCTGGATTTTCTCGGCTAGGATATCCAACACGACCGATAACATTAAAGGGTAAGCAAGCAGCAGCTGCGGTGGGGCAAAGTCTACTTGTCCAATCCTATATTGAACAGTTTGGTCAATTTGATATCATACCAGCACAAATTCTTCTAACACGAAATGACTTTTCAAAGCAGGATCGTTATAAAAATGCTTATGCGACAATTACAGAGCTTTTAGAACGAGGAATTTTGCCAATTATAAATGAAAATGACACGGTCTCTGTTGAAGAGTTGACATTTGGTGATAATGATATGCTTTCTGCGCTAGTAAGCGGACTTATTCATGCCGACCAGCTTATTATTTTAACAGATATTAATGGCTTATATGATTCAAATCCTCGGACAAATCCTTTAGCAAAAAAAATTGACTATCTACCTGAGGTGACAGAAGACATGCTTGCTGCCGCTGAAGGTGCCGGAACAAAGGTAGGAACAGGCGGAATGAAGTCAAAATTAATGGCTGCTAAGACGGCAATTTCATTAGGTGTTCAAGTATTTATCGGCTTAGGGAAAGGAAATAACAAGCTAATAGATATAATCGAGGGCGCTGGAAATGGAACCTATATTGGAAAAAACGGATTAACTACTATTAATAATAGTAGACAATGGATTGCGTTTCATTCGGAAGTATCAGGCAAAATATACGTTGATAAAGGTGCAGAGGATGCACTTTTATACAATGGAAAAAGTCTACTTCCGGCAGGAGTCTATGATATTAAAGGCTCATTTCAGAAATGTGATGTTGTAGAAGTAGTTGGACCAAATGGATTGTTAGGTAAGGGTGAGGTTCTTTTTTCTTCTGATGAGTTAAAAAAATTCATGGGGAAACGAAGTGAAGAGCTAAGTAAAGACGAGGTTTTATCATCAATTGTTGTGATACATCGAAATAAATGGGTAAAAGCATAG
- the pxpB gene encoding 5-oxoprolinase subunit PxpB — MDQITFYPQGDKAITIHFGQELHKDLHQKIIAFTEFIEANPFPGLLEVIPSFTSATISYEPTKIEMVTPKKTPYDVVLSILKSRLTNLPVSISHPSKTVTIPVCYGGDFGPDLQDVADYHHLTQQQIINIHANQEYLVYMIGFAPGFPYLGGMSKEIATPRKATPRLKIPVGSVGIGGEQTGVYPIESPGGWQLIGRTPIRLFRQDAKQPSLLRAGDFVRFQPITPQQFEALRIEKQ; from the coding sequence ATGGACCAAATCACCTTTTACCCACAAGGCGACAAGGCAATCACGATTCATTTTGGTCAAGAACTACATAAAGACCTTCATCAGAAGATCATTGCCTTCACTGAATTCATAGAAGCAAACCCTTTTCCAGGATTGCTCGAGGTCATCCCAAGCTTTACTTCTGCCACAATTAGTTATGAACCAACAAAGATTGAGATGGTTACTCCCAAAAAAACACCATATGACGTTGTCCTTAGCATACTAAAATCCAGACTAACTAACCTACCAGTATCCATTTCTCATCCATCAAAAACAGTCACGATCCCAGTTTGCTATGGCGGAGATTTTGGTCCTGACTTACAAGATGTTGCAGACTACCATCATTTAACACAACAGCAAATCATTAATATCCACGCTAACCAAGAGTACTTAGTTTATATGATTGGTTTTGCGCCAGGCTTTCCTTATCTTGGTGGAATGTCAAAAGAAATTGCAACACCAAGGAAAGCGACGCCAAGATTGAAGATACCAGTAGGAAGTGTTGGGATTGGCGGGGAACAAACAGGGGTATACCCGATTGAAAGTCCAGGAGGCTGGCAGTTAATTGGACGAACACCTATACGGTTATTTCGGCAAGATGCAAAACAACCTAGTCTATTACGTGCAGGAGATTTCGTCCGTTTTCAACCAATTACTCCACAGCAATTTGAAGCTCTAAGGATAGAGAAGCAATGA
- a CDS encoding LamB/YcsF family protein — translation MVRIDMNCDMGESFGRYTIGADEQIITSITSANIACGFHAGDPETMKKTVRLALDHSVSIGAHPGLDDLKGFGRRTMSITAEEVYDLVVYQIGALHGFVLAEGAVLKHVKPHGALYNMAAVKKDLAEAIAKAIYKINPELILYGLSGSELIKAGNKFGLKTANEVFADRTYQRDGTLTPRHQEGALIKDENIAIAQVIKMVVDQKVITSGHEVPITADTICIHGDGEHSVEFAKKINRALQDNGIEVKGL, via the coding sequence ATGGTTCGTATTGATATGAATTGTGATATGGGGGAAAGTTTTGGTAGATATACAATCGGTGCCGATGAGCAGATCATTACTTCTATTACATCTGCAAATATTGCATGTGGGTTTCATGCTGGCGATCCGGAAACGATGAAGAAAACCGTACGTCTTGCATTGGATCATTCTGTAAGTATAGGCGCACACCCAGGTTTAGATGATTTAAAAGGCTTTGGTAGAAGAACAATGTCTATTACAGCAGAGGAGGTGTATGATCTAGTTGTTTACCAAATCGGTGCACTTCACGGCTTCGTATTAGCTGAGGGCGCCGTATTAAAACACGTAAAGCCACATGGTGCGTTATACAATATGGCTGCCGTAAAGAAGGATTTAGCAGAGGCGATTGCCAAAGCTATTTATAAAATAAATCCTGAGCTTATTTTATATGGGCTTTCTGGAAGTGAATTAATAAAAGCAGGAAACAAATTCGGCTTAAAAACAGCGAATGAAGTATTTGCAGATCGAACGTATCAAAGAGATGGTACGTTAACACCTCGTCATCAAGAGGGTGCACTTATTAAAGATGAAAACATAGCAATTGCTCAAGTGATAAAAATGGTTGTTGATCAAAAGGTTATCACATCAGGACATGAAGTGCCAATAACTGCTGATACAATTTGTATCCATGGTGACGGGGAACACTCGGTTGAATTCGCTAAGAAAATAAATAGAGCTTTGCAGGATAATGGTATAGAGGTTAAAGGATTGTAA
- a CDS encoding GTPase domain-containing protein has protein sequence MQTEKQLIHKTFYETFIAGSDQRQPAEVLGQAYFEEQNSDESFDLSYIRFAQGEIYYLYQDYETAIFKWENIKNELEPWANKNIGDAYYQLGLLSAAEDKYISIETEDKTLSIEVALKLFSLYQERNKIENAYEIIQKALHINPDYPQVTNIARDFYEEKNDFAHAIKLAVTESIRTEREEWFQVLISYVKAGYTKQFQPDFFAEALLTFFEVSKHSFSQFIGALWHSYKNEESYLTWLRTINDLFFTVDLEANDHQWDHTIHLFEETFIGLTEGSYYLRELHDIIPNLLANWLLLSTRENGLFPSATVLAWNEIFPGTVLPDAVYKAESIIFEAENEQSGLENALQLFKTISDWAENHSVEVNNKVNWWLEELINPQIKNHFLLAGKSGSGKTTFVNSLLGDQLFKGSTTSFVILHDDDELTMNHISDSEQQTVHNQRELDEYIQADEKSLIHVKRPCILLHEHQCAIIDTPPINGSNEMRNQIFDSLPLADGLLYVLDGSSLSEREYDVLCQMKNFAPDLKVHFLLNKVDLIASDAHTAALTDEIKSQIGAIYPEAEILPYSSLHPFSQQLSKLNIFLSTHFPYSIKEKQEKRTAKVLTLIRKMLTDLLQKRVDMEKGLIDSIQWNEDILGRLKGFTNKLTDLQQEKVATIVAAYKELMKESKTELQVTIPRLLKESAEQIKEDSDFKQIHIMLNNSMNAKVKEYYEQTLVPMLCDKLENWISTSKDELHESQSYLKEMSETFNEIYQQEKLQLNCEFTILEDWRRDINRMTGRIQYENENIMLKNKPAQLLLKSAGKLFGAMNQNKMMLVNQYKKYVENETFEEVTESISRKLFLPFELFEKGLNQDISSFFTTPISEVEETIVETETTIQEEKEGLSEMKANPELFYDPLKLFEVNLLQQEFMLQAKKDYSRMV, from the coding sequence ATGCAAACGGAAAAACAATTAATTCATAAAACCTTTTATGAGACGTTTATAGCTGGAAGTGACCAAAGACAACCGGCTGAAGTACTTGGTCAAGCATATTTTGAGGAGCAGAACAGCGATGAGAGTTTCGATTTGTCCTACATACGTTTTGCTCAAGGCGAGATTTATTATCTGTATCAGGATTATGAAACAGCCATTTTTAAATGGGAAAATATAAAAAACGAGCTCGAACCATGGGCTAATAAAAATATTGGCGATGCCTATTATCAATTGGGCTTGCTTTCAGCCGCTGAAGATAAGTACATTTCAATTGAAACAGAAGACAAAACCTTAAGCATTGAGGTAGCTCTCAAGCTTTTTTCTCTTTATCAAGAAAGAAATAAGATAGAGAATGCTTATGAAATCATCCAAAAGGCATTACATATTAACCCAGATTATCCACAAGTAACAAATATTGCTCGAGACTTTTATGAAGAGAAGAATGATTTTGCTCATGCAATAAAGCTCGCGGTTACTGAATCGATTCGAACTGAGCGTGAAGAATGGTTCCAAGTTCTAATCTCATATGTAAAAGCAGGGTATACAAAACAGTTTCAGCCTGATTTTTTCGCTGAAGCATTGCTAACGTTTTTTGAAGTAAGTAAACATTCCTTTTCACAATTTATCGGAGCTCTATGGCATAGCTACAAAAATGAAGAATCATATCTAACCTGGTTAAGAACAATCAATGATCTCTTTTTTACTGTTGACCTTGAAGCAAATGATCATCAATGGGATCACACAATACATCTTTTTGAGGAGACATTTATTGGGTTAACTGAGGGATCCTACTATCTAAGGGAGCTTCACGATATTATTCCTAATTTATTGGCTAATTGGTTACTTCTTTCAACACGAGAGAATGGATTGTTTCCATCGGCGACAGTATTAGCCTGGAATGAAATTTTTCCAGGAACGGTTCTACCTGATGCTGTCTATAAAGCAGAATCAATCATTTTTGAAGCTGAAAATGAGCAAAGTGGCTTAGAAAACGCCTTACAACTATTTAAAACGATTAGTGACTGGGCAGAAAATCATTCAGTTGAAGTAAATAATAAAGTAAATTGGTGGTTGGAAGAGCTAATCAACCCACAAATTAAGAATCATTTTCTGTTAGCTGGAAAATCAGGAAGCGGAAAAACGACATTTGTTAACTCTTTACTAGGAGACCAACTATTCAAAGGATCAACAACATCCTTCGTAATCCTACATGATGATGACGAGTTAACAATGAATCACATTTCTGATTCTGAACAACAAACGGTTCACAATCAACGTGAATTAGATGAATACATTCAAGCTGATGAGAAATCACTTATCCATGTTAAACGACCATGTATTTTGTTGCATGAGCATCAGTGTGCAATTATAGATACACCACCAATCAATGGTAGTAATGAGATGAGAAACCAGATATTTGATTCATTGCCATTAGCTGACGGGTTGTTGTATGTTTTAGATGGTTCGTCATTATCAGAACGAGAATATGATGTTTTATGTCAGATGAAAAACTTTGCGCCAGACTTAAAGGTACACTTTTTATTAAATAAAGTTGATTTAATTGCAAGTGACGCACATACCGCTGCTCTTACGGACGAAATAAAATCACAAATTGGAGCTATTTATCCTGAGGCGGAAATTTTACCTTACTCATCATTACATCCATTTAGTCAGCAATTAAGTAAGCTTAATATATTTTTATCCACGCATTTTCCTTATAGCATAAAAGAAAAACAAGAAAAACGAACAGCAAAGGTACTAACCTTAATCCGTAAAATGCTCACGGATCTATTGCAAAAACGCGTTGATATGGAGAAGGGATTAATCGATTCCATTCAATGGAATGAAGATATATTAGGTCGTTTAAAAGGCTTTACGAATAAACTTACTGATCTTCAACAAGAAAAAGTTGCTACCATAGTAGCTGCATATAAAGAATTAATGAAGGAAAGTAAAACAGAACTACAAGTAACAATACCTAGGCTTTTAAAAGAAAGTGCAGAGCAAATTAAAGAAGACAGTGATTTTAAACAAATTCATATTATGCTTAATAACAGCATGAATGCCAAAGTAAAGGAATATTATGAACAGACCTTGGTGCCGATGCTTTGCGATAAGCTTGAGAATTGGATTTCCACATCAAAGGATGAATTACATGAAAGTCAATCCTACTTAAAGGAAATGAGCGAAACCTTTAATGAAATCTATCAGCAAGAAAAGCTTCAATTAAATTGTGAGTTTACGATTTTAGAGGATTGGCGTCGTGATATTAATCGGATGACAGGGAGAATTCAGTATGAAAACGAAAATATTATGCTGAAAAATAAACCAGCACAACTCCTATTAAAAAGTGCTGGAAAGCTATTCGGAGCCATGAATCAAAATAAGATGATGCTTGTGAATCAATATAAAAAATACGTTGAGAATGAAACCTTTGAAGAAGTAACGGAATCAATTTCCCGGAAATTATTTTTACCATTTGAGTTGTTTGAAAAAGGCTTAAATCAAGATATATCCTCTTTCTTTACTACTCCAATTAGCGAGGTTGAGGAAACAATTGTTGAAACCGAAACGACTATCCAAGAGGAGAAAGAAGGGCTAAGTGAAATGAAAGCAAATCCTGAGCTCTTTTACGATCCATTAAAATTGTTTGAAGTTAATCTTCTTCAGCAGGAATTTATGCTACAAGCGAAAAAGGATTATAGCCGAATGGTATAG
- a CDS encoding glutamate-5-semialdehyde dehydrogenase, with protein MSEVLLKGKAAKTASFMMVGISTEEKNEALGKIADQLLVDQEYILEENQKDLEAGRKNGLSESVLDRIMLNEKRILDMAEAIRLLIDLKDPIGETLETIHKDNGLLIRQNRVPLGVIGMIYEARPNVTIDAATLTLKTGNAVILRGSSSARFSNEALVQSIHKALEISKVPVDAVQLIEDTSRETAKELFHLKEYLDVLIPRGGKNLIDTVVREATVPVLETGAGNCHVFIDESADYQMAESIVINGKTQRPSVCNAIETILIEEKWFAQHGKDLIDTLNDHGVEIYGDSVVSSVFGTAKLATEEDWYTEYLALSVSIKVVKSVEEAINHINKYGTNHSEAIITASEDRANKFLNKVDAAAVYHNASTRFTDGSEFGYGAEIGISTQKLHARGPMGLNALTSSKFFVYGTGQIR; from the coding sequence ATGAGTGAGGTATTACTAAAGGGAAAAGCAGCAAAAACAGCAAGTTTTATGATGGTCGGCATATCAACAGAGGAAAAAAATGAAGCGTTGGGGAAAATCGCTGATCAGTTACTTGTTGATCAAGAGTATATCCTTGAAGAAAATCAAAAGGATCTTGAAGCTGGAAGAAAAAATGGATTATCAGAAAGCGTATTAGATCGCATCATGCTAAACGAAAAACGGATTCTTGATATGGCAGAAGCGATACGACTTTTAATTGATCTAAAAGATCCTATCGGTGAAACACTCGAAACGATTCATAAAGACAATGGTCTGCTTATAAGACAGAATCGCGTACCACTGGGTGTAATCGGGATGATTTATGAAGCAAGGCCTAATGTGACAATTGACGCGGCAACACTTACATTAAAAACAGGAAATGCTGTTATTTTAAGAGGAAGCTCATCTGCACGTTTTTCAAATGAGGCACTTGTTCAGTCGATTCATAAAGCATTAGAAATAAGCAAGGTACCTGTAGATGCTGTTCAATTAATTGAAGATACAAGCAGAGAAACAGCAAAAGAACTATTTCACTTAAAGGAATATTTAGATGTCTTAATTCCACGTGGTGGTAAGAATCTGATCGATACAGTGGTTAGAGAGGCAACAGTACCTGTTCTTGAAACAGGAGCTGGAAACTGTCATGTGTTTATCGATGAATCAGCTGATTATCAGATGGCTGAAAGTATTGTGATTAATGGAAAAACTCAACGTCCTTCTGTATGTAATGCAATTGAAACAATTTTAATCGAAGAAAAATGGTTTGCACAACATGGTAAGGATTTAATTGATACGTTAAATGACCATGGTGTTGAAATTTATGGGGATAGTGTAGTAAGTAGTGTGTTTGGTACTGCGAAACTAGCAACTGAAGAAGATTGGTATACCGAATACTTGGCTCTTTCCGTAAGTATTAAGGTAGTAAAAAGTGTGGAAGAAGCTATTAACCATATTAATAAGTATGGAACAAATCACTCAGAAGCAATCATCACAGCAAGTGAGGACCGTGCAAATAAATTCCTAAATAAAGTAGATGCTGCAGCTGTGTATCATAATGCATCAACACGTTTTACGGATGGCTCTGAATTCGGATATGGAGCGGAAATTGGCATTAGTACACAAAAGCTACATGCTAGAGGTCCGATGGGATTAAACGCGTTAACTTCAAGTAAGTTTTTCGTTTATGGAACAGGCCAGATTCGTTAA